The following are encoded together in the Nocardia sp. XZ_19_385 genome:
- a CDS encoding macrolide family glycosyltransferase, which produces MPSRPIHIAMVGVPVVSHVLPSLEIIRELVGRGHRVTYANDPVVADLITGAGAELVPCTSTLPVAGNNWPDEPVAAMNLFLDNAVHGLPQLRAAYDDDPADLYLYDIGAYAGRAIAETQSRPMIQLSPSFVAWKGYDQEVGAHLRQLPGADAYRARFARWLVDIGAATTDVDDFSGLPDRALALIPKAMQPHADQVDSGTVTFVGPCFETRKQQQDWVRPAAAQQILLISLGSAYTHRPEFYRQCLRAYGNLPGWHVVLQIGKHTDPQELGEIPANVEVRSWVPQRAILEQADAFVTHAGMGGCGEGLLSGVPMIAVPQGAEQFMNADRLVELGVARRIDTQAADAQNLREALIALVGDPEVARRLARLRADAHAEGGTVRAADFIESALNRARLSAQRCPPE; this is translated from the coding sequence ATGCCTTCTCGCCCAATCCATATCGCCATGGTCGGCGTTCCCGTTGTCAGCCATGTGCTGCCGAGCCTGGAGATCATCCGTGAGCTGGTGGGCCGCGGTCATCGCGTCACCTACGCCAACGACCCGGTGGTGGCCGACCTGATCACCGGCGCCGGCGCCGAACTGGTGCCGTGTACCTCGACGCTGCCGGTCGCCGGCAACAACTGGCCCGACGAGCCCGTCGCGGCCATGAACCTGTTCCTCGACAACGCCGTGCACGGGCTCCCGCAGCTGCGCGCGGCCTACGACGACGACCCTGCCGACCTCTACCTGTACGACATCGGCGCTTACGCGGGACGGGCGATCGCCGAAACGCAGAGCCGCCCGATGATCCAGCTGTCGCCTTCTTTCGTGGCGTGGAAAGGCTACGACCAGGAGGTGGGCGCACACCTGCGACAGCTGCCGGGCGCCGACGCCTACCGGGCGAGGTTCGCCCGGTGGCTCGTCGACATCGGCGCGGCCACCACCGATGTCGACGACTTTTCCGGCCTGCCCGACCGCGCCCTGGCGCTGATACCCAAGGCGATGCAACCCCACGCCGACCAAGTCGACTCCGGCACAGTGACATTCGTCGGACCCTGCTTCGAAACCCGGAAACAACAACAGGATTGGGTCCGCCCCGCGGCAGCGCAGCAGATCCTGCTGATCTCCCTCGGCTCGGCCTACACCCACCGGCCGGAGTTCTACCGCCAATGCCTGCGCGCCTACGGCAATCTGCCCGGCTGGCACGTGGTGCTGCAGATCGGCAAGCACACCGACCCACAGGAACTCGGCGAGATCCCCGCCAATGTCGAAGTGCGCTCCTGGGTCCCGCAGCGGGCGATCCTGGAACAGGCCGACGCCTTCGTCACCCATGCCGGGATGGGCGGCTGCGGCGAAGGACTGCTGTCCGGTGTCCCGATGATCGCCGTGCCACAGGGCGCCGAGCAGTTCATGAACGCGGACCGGCTCGTCGAGCTGGGTGTGGCCCGCCGCATCGACACCCAGGCCGCTGACGCGCAGAACCTGCGGGAGGCGCTGATAGCCCTGGTCGGCGATCCCGAGGTGGCCCGGCGTCTGGCGCGGTTGCGCGCCGACGCGCACGCGGAAGGCGGCACCGTGCGCGCCGCTGACTTCATCGAAAGCGCGCTGAACCGGGCCCGGCTATCGGCTCAGCGGTGCCCGCCGGAGTGA
- a CDS encoding CatB-related O-acetyltransferase, translated as MPGQPRVVLLKPLITSPLIDVGEYSYYDDPDDPTAFETRNVLYHYGPEKLVIGKFCALGTGVRFIMNGANHRMDGPSTFPFPTMGGSWSNHFDLLTGLPSRGDTIVGNDVWFGNGTTVMPGVRIGHGAIISTGSVVTGDVPDYGIVGGNPARLIRTRFTDRDIARLLAVAWWDWPAEHITEHVPAIMSGSIADLEAAAADLNRGRP; from the coding sequence ATGCCCGGCCAGCCGCGAGTGGTGCTGCTGAAGCCGCTGATCACCTCGCCCCTGATCGACGTGGGGGAGTACTCCTACTACGACGACCCGGACGATCCGACCGCGTTCGAAACCCGGAATGTCCTGTACCACTACGGTCCCGAGAAGCTGGTCATCGGAAAGTTCTGTGCTCTGGGCACCGGCGTTCGGTTCATCATGAACGGCGCCAATCACCGCATGGACGGTCCCTCGACCTTCCCCTTCCCCACCATGGGCGGCTCCTGGTCGAACCACTTCGACCTGCTCACCGGCTTGCCGAGTCGAGGCGACACCATCGTCGGCAACGACGTCTGGTTCGGCAACGGCACGACGGTGATGCCCGGCGTGCGAATCGGCCACGGCGCGATCATCAGCACCGGATCCGTGGTCACCGGCGACGTACCCGACTACGGCATCGTCGGCGGCAACCCGGCCCGCCTCATCCGAACTCGCTTCACGGACCGGGACATCGCCCGCCTGCTGGCGGTGGCGTGGTGGGACTGGCCCGCCGAGCACATCACCGAACACGTGCCGGCGATCATGTCGGGCAGCATCGCCGATCTCGAAGCCGCCGCCGCGGACCTGAACCGAGGGAGACCGTAA
- the abc-f gene encoding ribosomal protection-like ABC-F family protein, giving the protein MPTQITALAVSKSFDGKPVLDEVTCALAAGERTGIIGENGSGKTTLLRLFAGREQPDQGEIVVQADGGVGYLAQDEQLPPHLTVQEVIDRALTELRAIEERMRRLEVSMAAGDESGMTEYGELTTVFELRGGYDADARVERALYGLGLGLVDRDRTIAGLSGGEQVRLRLAAILAAGTEVLLLDEPTNHLDDDALTWLEDHLRARRGTTVTVSHDRAFLERVTTTLLEVDADRQRVVRYGNGYAGFLTEKAAARQRWVQAHAQWLTDTDRLREVAATTARQVAPGRAMKDNNKMAYDRAGGRVQQSLASRVRNAEERLRRLLADPVPAPPRPLRFAPALRAGREQGTVLDATDVAVRGRLDRLSVEVSVGDRLLITGPNGAGKSTLLRVLAGRLAPDNGTVTRNGRIGYLAQEPRFAEPEDTLLTAFARGRTGQTDEHAEQLLALGLFDHAQFTTRVAKLSTGQRQRLALARLVTDPVDVLLLDEPTNHLSPGLAEELETALANYRGALVIVSHDRRLRTRWRGTHLALRASATV; this is encoded by the coding sequence ATGCCAACCCAGATCACCGCGCTCGCGGTCAGCAAGTCCTTCGACGGCAAGCCTGTTCTCGATGAGGTGACGTGTGCGCTCGCCGCGGGTGAGCGCACCGGGATCATCGGCGAGAACGGCTCCGGCAAGACCACCCTGCTGCGTCTGTTCGCCGGTCGGGAACAGCCCGATCAAGGTGAGATCGTCGTCCAGGCCGACGGCGGCGTCGGTTACCTCGCGCAGGACGAACAGCTCCCGCCACACCTGACGGTGCAGGAAGTCATCGACCGAGCCCTCACCGAGCTCCGCGCGATCGAAGAGCGGATGCGCCGCCTCGAGGTCTCGATGGCCGCCGGCGACGAGTCCGGAATGACCGAATACGGCGAGCTGACAACGGTTTTCGAGCTGCGCGGCGGTTACGACGCCGACGCTCGGGTGGAACGCGCGCTCTACGGTCTGGGATTGGGACTGGTGGACCGGGACCGGACGATCGCCGGGCTGTCCGGCGGCGAGCAGGTCCGGCTGCGCCTGGCCGCGATACTGGCGGCCGGCACCGAGGTGCTGCTGCTGGACGAGCCGACCAACCACCTCGACGACGATGCCCTGACCTGGCTCGAGGATCACCTGCGAGCGCGCCGCGGCACGACGGTGACGGTCTCACACGACCGCGCCTTCCTCGAGCGGGTCACGACCACCCTGCTGGAGGTCGACGCGGACCGGCAGCGAGTTGTCCGCTACGGCAACGGGTATGCGGGATTCCTGACCGAGAAGGCGGCGGCGCGACAGCGGTGGGTGCAGGCGCACGCGCAATGGCTGACCGACACCGACCGGCTCCGCGAAGTCGCCGCTACCACCGCCCGTCAGGTCGCACCGGGCCGGGCGATGAAGGACAACAACAAGATGGCCTACGACCGGGCCGGAGGCCGAGTGCAGCAGTCACTGGCCAGCCGGGTTCGCAACGCCGAGGAACGGCTGCGCCGCCTCCTCGCGGATCCGGTGCCGGCGCCACCGCGACCGTTGCGGTTCGCTCCCGCCCTGCGGGCTGGGCGGGAGCAGGGCACCGTGCTCGACGCTACCGACGTCGCGGTCCGCGGCAGGCTCGATCGGCTGAGTGTCGAAGTGTCCGTGGGTGATCGCCTGCTGATCACCGGCCCGAACGGGGCCGGTAAGAGCACTCTGCTGCGCGTCCTGGCCGGGCGGCTCGCGCCGGACAACGGCACCGTCACCCGCAACGGCCGGATCGGCTACCTCGCGCAGGAGCCGCGCTTCGCCGAGCCGGAGGACACGCTGCTGACTGCCTTCGCCCGCGGTCGCACGGGACAAACGGACGAGCATGCCGAACAACTGCTGGCACTGGGCCTGTTCGATCACGCGCAGTTCACGACACGCGTCGCGAAGCTCTCCACCGGACAGCGGCAGCGCCTGGCCTTGGCGCGGTTGGTGACCGATCCGGTCGACGTGCTGCTGCTCGACGAGCCCACCAACCACCTGTCACCAGGCCTGGCCGAGGAATTGGAAACCGCCCTGGCCAACTACCGTGGCGCCCTGGTGATCGTCAGCCACGACCGCCGGCTCCGAACCCGCTGGCGCGGCACACACCTCGCCCTGCGGGCGTCAGCAACCGTCTGA
- a CDS encoding TetR/AcrR family transcriptional regulator has translation MSFEAPPGTSEPTPAVRSRPGGRTARIRAQVLAAVSAELAENGYDALSIDAVAARSGVHRATVYRRWQDVGGLLADVFDAAAHQPWQPRDTGSLRGDLAALNDEIQDSLSEESSIAVALIAVSFRSEEAAAALRRLWEDRYTQSEIIIERAIERGELPSEVDARALLIAATAPLYHQLVLLRTPPDPALPDRAAVTAALAAAAGAFSPSAT, from the coding sequence ATGAGTTTCGAAGCCCCACCGGGCACTTCCGAGCCCACTCCGGCCGTCCGTTCCCGGCCGGGTGGCCGCACCGCCCGCATCCGGGCCCAGGTGCTCGCGGCGGTCAGCGCGGAGCTGGCCGAAAACGGTTACGACGCACTCAGCATCGATGCCGTCGCGGCTCGCTCGGGCGTGCACCGCGCCACGGTGTATCGCCGCTGGCAAGATGTCGGCGGCCTGCTCGCCGACGTCTTCGACGCGGCGGCCCACCAGCCGTGGCAGCCTCGCGACACCGGCTCGCTGCGCGGCGACCTGGCGGCGCTCAACGACGAAATCCAGGATTCACTGAGCGAGGAGTCGTCGATCGCGGTAGCGCTGATCGCGGTCTCGTTCCGCTCCGAAGAGGCCGCCGCCGCCCTGCGCCGCCTGTGGGAAGACCGATATACCCAGTCCGAGATCATCATTGAGCGCGCCATCGAGCGCGGCGAACTCCCCTCCGAGGTCGACGCGCGCGCCCTGCTGATCGCCGCGACCGCCCCGCTCTACCACCAGCTGGTCCTGCTCCGGACGCCACCCGACCCGGCTCTCCCCGACCGCGCGGCCGTCACCGCCGCACTCGCCGCGGCCGCGGGCGCCTTCTCTCCGAGCGCTACCTGA